A genomic window from Alkalihalobacillus sp. AL-G includes:
- a CDS encoding glycosyltransferase family 4 protein, giving the protein MKITFVAITLCKGGAQRMLVELANGMANNGHDVAFIMPPQGVIEYPVHVKVIRSNGVNITAQEIPISDVIISNYYSLINICNQANQLGKGVHIRISLCYEPVFLPDHEASFKSYHQSNNLIVLSNWQKELIKLNHGIEGEIVPVGISKTFQNTGGKSNVKRLQVSGILRIPEGGYSWHREQEYLIQTFTALKHKYPRCTFNVITPPNELQSSPILRKTHSNRLFNSLTPHDDISLNQYLNNTDIFVSSSTYDTASLPGLEAMKCGAALVTVYSGGNMEYCRNGQNCLLSYRHENKLIEHVSALIDQPQLRERIAREGEKEAVKWTWQRSVLKFEQAIQKFMNRR; this is encoded by the coding sequence GTGAAAATTACCTTTGTAGCCATAACACTTTGCAAAGGCGGAGCACAGAGAATGCTGGTGGAGTTGGCAAATGGCATGGCAAATAATGGCCATGATGTAGCATTTATAATGCCGCCTCAGGGTGTGATCGAGTATCCGGTTCACGTAAAGGTGATTCGTTCAAACGGGGTGAATATAACAGCACAGGAAATCCCTATCAGTGATGTGATCATATCCAATTACTATTCGCTTATTAATATATGTAATCAAGCTAACCAGTTAGGGAAAGGAGTCCATATCCGGATAAGTCTATGTTATGAACCTGTCTTTCTTCCGGACCATGAGGCATCCTTCAAAAGCTACCATCAAAGTAATAATTTAATTGTTCTATCAAACTGGCAAAAAGAATTAATTAAGTTAAACCACGGTATTGAAGGAGAAATTGTGCCAGTAGGAATTAGTAAGACGTTCCAGAACACAGGGGGTAAAAGTAACGTAAAAAGGCTTCAGGTTAGTGGAATACTCCGGATCCCTGAAGGTGGGTATTCATGGCATAGGGAGCAAGAGTATTTAATTCAGACATTTACCGCTTTAAAACATAAATATCCTCGATGCACATTTAATGTTATCACTCCCCCAAATGAATTACAAAGTTCTCCAATTCTAAGAAAAACCCATTCGAACCGTCTATTCAATTCACTTACACCTCACGACGACATCAGTTTAAATCAATACCTTAATAACACGGATATTTTTGTAAGTTCCTCCACCTACGATACAGCCTCTCTACCTGGACTTGAAGCAATGAAATGTGGTGCCGCTCTCGTAACCGTTTATTCAGGTGGTAATATGGAATACTGCAGGAATGGACAAAATTGTTTACTTTCCTATCGTCATGAAAACAAGCTTATAGAGCATGTTTCGGCATTAATAGATCAACCGCAGCTTCGGGAAAGGATTGCACGGGAAGGTGAAAAAGAAGCAGTAAAATGGACTTGGCAAAGAAGTGTTTTAAAGTTCGAACAAGCTATACAGAAATTCATGAATAGGAGGTAG
- the sat gene encoding sulfate adenylyltransferase yields the protein MSSIPHGGKLVTRFVPTSLDQLKELNTLEITQSELSDLECIGTGAYSPLEGFMNQSDYQNVLKQMRLGNGFIWPLPITLSVPGHVSTDISAGKRVALTFEGDRYGVIDIEEVYEVDLFSEAQLIYGTTELEHPGVAKLFARSPFYVGGKVTLIKRLPSSFPAHIFTPQETRNRFIQKGWNTIVGFQTRNPVHRAHEYIQKVALEQVDGLFLHPLVGETKSEDVPAYVRMKCYQTLLKNYYPADRSMLGVFPGAMRYAGPREALFHALVRKNYGCTHFIIGRDHAGVGDYYGTYDSQNIFNLFSEQELGIVPVKLEHSFYCMKCEQMTSKKTCPHDNEQHIHLSGTKVRKMLREGNVPPFYFSRPEVVEILLEYYHEHKG from the coding sequence ATGTCAAGCATTCCACATGGCGGGAAGTTAGTCACACGATTTGTTCCGACTTCTCTAGATCAGCTTAAAGAATTGAACACATTGGAAATAACTCAATCTGAATTATCTGATCTTGAGTGTATTGGTACCGGCGCTTACAGTCCTTTAGAAGGATTTATGAATCAATCAGATTATCAAAATGTGTTAAAACAGATGAGGTTGGGAAACGGTTTTATCTGGCCGCTGCCCATTACATTATCTGTTCCTGGACATGTATCAACCGATATTTCTGCCGGAAAGAGGGTCGCCTTGACATTTGAAGGTGACAGATATGGGGTCATCGATATTGAAGAAGTTTACGAGGTGGATCTTTTCAGTGAAGCTCAGTTGATTTACGGAACAACCGAGCTTGAACATCCAGGGGTAGCAAAGCTTTTTGCTCGCTCACCATTTTATGTAGGAGGGAAAGTAACACTGATTAAAAGACTTCCATCTTCTTTTCCTGCTCACATATTCACACCTCAAGAAACAAGGAATCGATTTATTCAAAAAGGATGGAACACCATTGTCGGTTTTCAAACTAGAAATCCTGTTCACAGAGCACATGAATACATTCAAAAGGTTGCACTTGAACAGGTTGACGGATTATTCCTTCACCCGCTTGTAGGGGAGACAAAATCAGAAGATGTCCCCGCCTATGTTCGAATGAAATGTTATCAAACGCTGCTGAAAAATTACTATCCAGCGGATCGTTCTATGTTAGGAGTCTTTCCCGGAGCTATGAGGTATGCAGGACCTAGAGAAGCGTTGTTTCATGCACTTGTTCGTAAAAACTATGGTTGTACGCACTTCATAATAGGAAGAGATCATGCTGGAGTAGGAGATTATTACGGAACGTATGATTCACAGAACATTTTCAACCTATTTTCGGAACAAGAATTAGGGATTGTTCCGGTTAAACTTGAACATAGTTTTTATTGTATGAAATGTGAGCAAATGACTTCGAAGAAAACCTGTCCTCATGATAACGAGCAACACATCCATCTGTCTGGCACAAAGGTACGTAAGATGCTCAGGGAAGGAAACGTTCCTCCTTTCTATTTTAGCAGACCGGAAGTCGTTGAAATCCTACTCGAATACTATCATGAACACAAGGGTTGA